The Stenotrophomonas indicatrix DNA segment CTTGACGATGCGGCCATCGGCCAGCACGTGCACCACGTCCGGCTTGATGTAGTCCAGCAGGCGCTGGTAGTGGGTGATGACCAGGAACGAGCGGTCGGCGCTGCGCAGCGCGTTGACGCCGTCGGCCACGCTCTTCAGTGCATCGATGTCCAGGCCCGAATCGGTTTCGTCCAGGATCGCCAACTTCGGCTCGAGCACGGCCAGCTGGAAGATCTCGTTGCGCTTCTTTTCGCCGCCGGAGAAGCCTTCGTTGACGCCACGGTGCAGCAGTTCGTCCTTCAGGTGCAGCACGGCCAGCTTCTGCCGTACCAGCTTGAGGAACTGCATGGAATCCAGTTCTTCCTCGCCGCGCGCCTTGCGCTGTGCATTCAGCGCGGCGCGCAGGAAGTAGGTGTTGTTCACGCCGGGGATTTCCACCGGGTACTGGAACGCCAGGAACAGACCCGCAGCGGCGCGTGCTTCCGGGTCCTGGTCGAGCAGGTCGACGCCTTCGAACTGCACGCTGCCTTCGCTGACCTCATAGCCGTCACGGCCGGCCAGGACATTGCCCAGGGTGGACTTGCCGGCGCCGTTGGGGCCCATGATGGCGTGCACCTGGCCGGGCTTCACTTCCAGGGACAGGCCCTTGAGGATTTCCTTGTCGCCGATGCGGGCGTGGAGGTTTTCGATCTTCAGCATGGTGGGGTTTCCGTGGTGCGGGCCGGGGCCCGCCGGTAAAAAGAATGCGTTGTGCGAGGGCAGTGCGGGCGATCAGCCCACCGAACCTTCCAGCGAGACTTCCAGCAGCTTCTTGGCTTCCACCGCGAATTCCATTGGCAGTTCGCGGAACACCTGCTTGCAGAAGCCGTCGACGATCATCGACACCGCGTCTTCCTGGCTGATGCCACGGGCGCGGCAGTAGAACAGCTGGTCGTCGGAGATCTTCGAGGTGGTGGCCTCGTGCTCGACGGTGGCGCCCGGGTTCTTCACCTCGATGTAGGGGAAGGTGTGGGCGCCACACTGCTTGCCGATCAGCAGCGAATCGCACTGGGTGTAGTTGCGCGCGCCGTCGGCATTGCGGTCGATCTTCACCAGGCCGCGGTAGGTGTTCTGGCCACGGCCGGCGCTGATGCCCTTGCTGATGATCTTGCTCTTGGTGCGCTTGCCGACGTGGATCATCTTGGTGCCGGTGTCGGCCTGCTGGCGATGATGGGTCAGCGCCACCGAGTGGAATTCACCGACCGAGTCGTCGCCCAGCAGCACGCAGGACGGGTACTTCCAGGTGATCGCCGAGCCGGTCTCGACCTGGGTCCAGGTGACCTTGCTGCGCGCGCCACGGCATTCGGCACGCTTGGTGACAAAGTTGTAGATGCCGCCGACACCGTTCTCGTCGCCCGGGTACCAGTTCTGCACGGTGGAATACTTGATCTCGGCATCTTCCAGCGCCACCAGCTCGACCACGGCGGCATGCAGCTGGTTCTCATCACGCATCGGCGCGGTGCAGCCTTCCAGGTAGGACACGTACGCCTTGTCCTCGCAGATGATCAGCGTGCGTTCGAACTGGCCGGTGTGGCCAGCGTTGATGCGGAAATAGGTGCTCAGTTCCATCGGGCAGCGCACGCCCTTGGGGATGAACACGAAACTGCCATCGGAGAACACCGCCGAATTGAGCGCGGCGAAATAATTGTCACCGACCGGCACCACGGTGCCCAGGTACTGGCGCACCAGTTCCGGGTGTTCCTTGATGGCTTCGGACATCGAGCAGAAGATCACGCCTTTCTCGGCCAGTTCCTTGCGGAAGGTGGTACCCACCGAGACCGAATCGAACACCGCATCCACGGCCACGCCGGCCAGCTTGGCGCGTTCGTGCAGCGGCACGCCCAGCTTGTCGTAGGTGTCCAGCAGTTCCTTCGGCACGTCATCCAGCGAGGCGTACTTCGGGCCCTTCGGCGCGGAGTAGTAGCTGAGCGCCTGCAGGTCGATCGGGGCGATCTGCAGCTTGGCCCAATTCGGCATCGGCATGGTCAGGAAGTGGCGGTAGGCGTCCAGGCGCCACTGCGTCATCCATTCCGGCTCTTCCTTCTTGGCCGACAGGGCGCGGATGGTGTCCTCGTCCAGGCCCGGCGGCAGGGAGTCCGATTCGATGTCCGTGATGAAGCCGGCCGCATACTTGCGCCCGAGCTGCTCATGGATCTCGCGGTTGGGGGTGTCGTCGCTGGCGACGGTTTCGATGGTTTCGGTGGCCATGGGGGGCTGCCTACGGATCAGGAGACGACGTCGACAGCGATGGTGCGGCGCTGTTCTTCGTCGACAAGGGGAAGAGGGGGCAGGATCTGCGCCAGGCTGACATCGCGCAGGGCCTCGGAGACCACGTCGTTGATCAGCCGCCAGCTGCTGCGCGCGCCGCACTTGGGCGCCATGCCGCACTGGTGGTGGTCGTGGCTGCACTCGGTCAGGGCCAACGGCCCTTCCATGGCTTCGACCACTTCAAACAGCGAGATCTCGATCGATGGACGGGTCAGCCGGTAGCCGCCGCGGACACCGCGCAGGCCTTCGACCAGGCCGGCCTGGGCCAGTGGCTTGAGCACCTTGCTGACGGTGGGCGGCTCCAGACCGGTGAATTCGGCCAGCTCGGTGGCACTGAGCACCTCGCCCGGACGGGCGGCGAGCACGGTCAGTACGACGGTGGCGTAATCGGTGAGCTTGGTGACGCGCAACATGGGATGCGAGTGGTTCTTAAAGCGGACTGAAATTGTACGCTTTTATTCGCCGGCATCCAACCCGGCCATTCAGCGGGCGCTTGGGGCCGGCTGCGGGTCGGCGGCCGAGGGCGGCCGACGGGGCGACATGCTGGGGCATGGGGGTGATTTTCGCAATCACCCGGAATGGGCGAGAATCAACGTTCCTTTCGCTGCAAACGTCTCTTGCCGATGCCCAAGAAGATCCAAGCCCGCAAGTCCGCCATCCACGGCAACGGTGTGTTTTCCGTGGCCCCGATCAAGCAGGGCGAGCGCGTGATCCAGTACAGGGGCCTGCTGCGCAGCCACGGCGATGTCGATGCCGATGACAGTGGCGATGTGGAAAGTGGCCATACCTTCCTGTTCACCCTCAACGATGACTGGGTGATCGATGCCAATTACAAAGGCAACGACGCGCGCTGGATCAACCACAGCTGCGACCCGAACTGCGAAGCGGTGATCGAGGAAGACGAAGACGGTGACAGCCGCGGCGACAAGGTCTTCATCGAGGCACTGCGCGATATCAAGGCCGGTGAAGAACTGACCTACAACTACGGCATCACCCTGGCCGAGCGGCATACCGCCAAGCTGAAGAAGATCTGGGAGTGCCGCTGCGGCTCGCCCAAGTGCACCGGCACGATGCTGCAGCCCAAGCGCTGATCCGGTAGCGCCGGGCGATGCCCGGCGAGCGCGAAGCGCGGGCGGAATCAGAAGCCGCCGGGCATGGCCCGGCGCTACCCGCGCGTTTCTGCACCCGCCGTGCACGGCAGGGTCACCGCCGTTCAATGCGCATTCGCCCACCCTGTCCGCTCCCCCTCATCTGGAGCACGACATGGCACAGCGTCTACGCGGCAAGCAGATCGCCATCCTTGCGACGCACGGATTCGAACAATCCGAACTGATCGAGCCCAAGCGCTTGCTGGAAGCAGAGGGCGCGCGGGTGAGCGTGGTCTCGCCGGCCAAAGAGGCCAGCATCAAGGGCTGGAAGGCCAAGGACTGGGGCGATCCGGTCGCCGTGGATCAGCCGCTGGATGAGGCCGATGCCGGCCGCTTCGATGCGCTGGTGCTGCCCGGCGGCGTGATCAATCCGGATACCCTGCGCACCAATGAAGCGGCATTGGACTTCATCCGCGGCGTGGCCGATGCCGGCAAGCCGGTGGCGGCGATCTGCCACGGCCCCTGGCTGCTGATCAACAGCGGGCTGGCGAAGGGACACGAGGTAACGTCGTGGCCGTCGCTGCAGCAGGATCTGACCAATGCCGGCGCGCGCTGGCGCGACGCGGAAGTAGTGGTGGACGGCAACCTGATCACCAGCCGCAAGCCGGACGACATTCCGGCCTTCAGCGAGGCGCTGGTGAAAGCGCTGGCGGCGTGACGTTGTGCTGGTAGTGCCGGCCGCTGGCCGGCACGTGCGTGAAAGTATTGCCGGCCAGCGGCCAGCACTACCTTATTTGCCCAGCACGCCGGCCGGCACCAGGTTGCCCAGGTCCTGGTTGAAGGTCACCACCAGCTTGCCGTTCTTCACCTGCGCCGACTGCACCTGCAGGGCACCGAGCAGGCCGGCCACGGCCGGGTCCAGCTTGTAGATTGGTTCGCGCTGGGCGTAGTCGCTCAGCCATGCGTTCAGCAGGCCGCGGGTACGCGAGTCGAGACGGCCGCCCTGGTTGGCCGGGGTGAAATCATCCACGGTCGGCTGCTGCAGGTGAAAGCCCTGGGTCTGCGCGTCATAGCGCAGGCCGCTGCTGAGCTTCACCGTGCCCAGCGTGGCCGGATTGCCGCCCGCGGTGGCCAGCGCCACGTCCATGCCCAGGTTCAATCGTTCGCCTGCCGGCAGGCTCAGCTGCGGGTGGCTCATGGTCAGCGCGATCAGGCCGCCCAGTGCGTCCTGGGTGCGCGGGAAGCTGCCGTCCAGATACTGCTGCACGTCGCTGGCGCCAACCGCCAGTTCACGACCGGAGATCGAAGGGGCGGCCTGCGCACCGATCGCGGCAGCAATCAGCACGGTCGAGGCGGCAAGACGGGTCATCAGGGAACGCAGGCGCATGGCGGTGACCGAAGAAGGATCGAAGAGGCCTACAGAGTAGCTTTGCCCGCTGAATCGCGGGTACACACGGCTGCAACGGTTCAGTCCAGCGTTGGCTGCAGGCTGGCCGACTGGATCTGCCAGGCGCGACCGTCAGCACTGGGCTGCACGCGATACCAGCCGTGG contains these protein-coding regions:
- the sufC gene encoding Fe-S cluster assembly ATPase SufC; translated protein: MLKIENLHARIGDKEILKGLSLEVKPGQVHAIMGPNGAGKSTLGNVLAGRDGYEVSEGSVQFEGVDLLDQDPEARAAAGLFLAFQYPVEIPGVNNTYFLRAALNAQRKARGEEELDSMQFLKLVRQKLAVLHLKDELLHRGVNEGFSGGEKKRNEIFQLAVLEPKLAILDETDSGLDIDALKSVADGVNALRSADRSFLVITHYQRLLDYIKPDVVHVLADGRIVKSGGPELALELEAHGYDFLKDRVVPEAAV
- the sufB gene encoding Fe-S cluster assembly protein SufB, whose protein sequence is MATETIETVASDDTPNREIHEQLGRKYAAGFITDIESDSLPPGLDEDTIRALSAKKEEPEWMTQWRLDAYRHFLTMPMPNWAKLQIAPIDLQALSYYSAPKGPKYASLDDVPKELLDTYDKLGVPLHERAKLAGVAVDAVFDSVSVGTTFRKELAEKGVIFCSMSEAIKEHPELVRQYLGTVVPVGDNYFAALNSAVFSDGSFVFIPKGVRCPMELSTYFRINAGHTGQFERTLIICEDKAYVSYLEGCTAPMRDENQLHAAVVELVALEDAEIKYSTVQNWYPGDENGVGGIYNFVTKRAECRGARSKVTWTQVETGSAITWKYPSCVLLGDDSVGEFHSVALTHHRQQADTGTKMIHVGKRTKSKIISKGISAGRGQNTYRGLVKIDRNADGARNYTQCDSLLIGKQCGAHTFPYIEVKNPGATVEHEATTSKISDDQLFYCRARGISQEDAVSMIVDGFCKQVFRELPMEFAVEAKKLLEVSLEGSVG
- a CDS encoding SUF system Fe-S cluster assembly regulator; translation: MLRVTKLTDYATVVLTVLAARPGEVLSATELAEFTGLEPPTVSKVLKPLAQAGLVEGLRGVRGGYRLTRPSIEISLFEVVEAMEGPLALTECSHDHHQCGMAPKCGARSSWRLINDVVSEALRDVSLAQILPPLPLVDEEQRRTIAVDVVS
- a CDS encoding SET domain-containing protein is translated as MPKKIQARKSAIHGNGVFSVAPIKQGERVIQYRGLLRSHGDVDADDSGDVESGHTFLFTLNDDWVIDANYKGNDARWINHSCDPNCEAVIEEDEDGDSRGDKVFIEALRDIKAGEELTYNYGITLAERHTAKLKKIWECRCGSPKCTGTMLQPKR
- a CDS encoding type 1 glutamine amidotransferase domain-containing protein, with product MAQRLRGKQIAILATHGFEQSELIEPKRLLEAEGARVSVVSPAKEASIKGWKAKDWGDPVAVDQPLDEADAGRFDALVLPGGVINPDTLRTNEAALDFIRGVADAGKPVAAICHGPWLLINSGLAKGHEVTSWPSLQQDLTNAGARWRDAEVVVDGNLITSRKPDDIPAFSEALVKALAA
- a CDS encoding DUF1439 domain-containing protein — protein: MRLRSLMTRLAASTVLIAAAIGAQAAPSISGRELAVGASDVQQYLDGSFPRTQDALGGLIALTMSHPQLSLPAGERLNLGMDVALATAGGNPATLGTVKLSSGLRYDAQTQGFHLQQPTVDDFTPANQGGRLDSRTRGLLNAWLSDYAQREPIYKLDPAVAGLLGALQVQSAQVKNGKLVVTFNQDLGNLVPAGVLGK